In one window of Microbacterium dextranolyticum DNA:
- a CDS encoding DNA polymerase Y family protein, whose translation MGVAVAPDLPPRSLVVWVPDWPIVALARDGDDPPDPAAPIAVFAKGVVMACSAAARAEGVRRGQRRRDAQARCPQLIVVTDDPVRDHRVFAPVIAGIEEAAPGVQLIHPGLCALQAKGPARYYGSEAAAATVLAGVVVALGIDDVRVGVADGAFTAEQVARVGTRAADPVRIVPEGGAADFLAPLSVGVLEGETPGIAGLFARLGVQRLGEVADLGADRLGERFGAPGIRLHALVTGRDPRPVTARVPPPELHREVVFEPPVALADQIAFGLRLPAEEFTSRLGAQGLVCTELRVVLTGEHGDRSDRVWLHPGAFDAAAIVDRVRWQLAEQAASTAPTGSRAARPPRGAATGGLRSAVTSVRIEPEGVDAAAHHTARLFGSGPEERVHHALSRVQAMLGHQGVLIPEIGGGRWLAERQQLVPWGDARVSSDAAARPWPGSVPGPLPASVFPRALSVAVLDGEGDMVAVDARGEVTAEPVWLVTPGASGPGQRRGIRQWAGPWPVIERGWDPERARWAHRFQIVDHMQGAWLLVCEAGVWQAEGVYD comes from the coding sequence ATGGGCGTCGCCGTCGCGCCGGACCTCCCGCCGCGCAGTCTCGTCGTCTGGGTGCCGGACTGGCCGATCGTCGCGCTCGCGCGCGACGGCGACGATCCCCCCGATCCCGCCGCGCCGATCGCCGTTTTCGCGAAGGGCGTCGTGATGGCCTGCTCTGCGGCGGCGCGCGCAGAGGGGGTGCGCCGGGGGCAGCGTCGACGCGATGCGCAGGCGCGGTGCCCGCAACTGATCGTGGTGACGGATGACCCGGTGCGCGACCATCGGGTCTTCGCCCCCGTGATCGCGGGCATCGAAGAGGCGGCCCCCGGCGTGCAGCTGATCCATCCCGGCCTGTGCGCGCTGCAGGCGAAGGGGCCGGCCAGGTACTACGGGTCCGAAGCGGCCGCGGCGACCGTGCTCGCCGGGGTCGTGGTCGCGCTCGGCATCGACGACGTCCGCGTCGGGGTGGCCGACGGTGCGTTCACCGCCGAGCAGGTCGCTCGCGTCGGCACGCGTGCGGCCGACCCCGTGCGCATCGTGCCCGAAGGGGGCGCAGCAGATTTCCTCGCGCCGTTGTCGGTCGGTGTGCTCGAAGGTGAGACCCCGGGGATCGCGGGGTTGTTCGCCCGACTCGGTGTCCAGCGACTGGGCGAGGTCGCCGATCTCGGGGCCGACCGGCTGGGGGAGAGATTCGGGGCGCCCGGCATCCGGCTGCACGCTCTCGTCACCGGCCGCGATCCGCGCCCGGTGACCGCGCGTGTGCCGCCTCCCGAGCTGCATCGCGAGGTCGTGTTCGAGCCCCCCGTCGCTCTCGCGGATCAGATCGCGTTCGGGCTGCGTCTTCCGGCCGAGGAGTTCACCTCACGGCTCGGGGCGCAGGGACTCGTGTGCACCGAGCTGCGCGTCGTGCTCACCGGCGAGCACGGCGATCGCAGCGATCGGGTCTGGCTGCACCCCGGGGCCTTCGATGCGGCGGCGATCGTCGACCGGGTGCGCTGGCAGCTCGCCGAGCAGGCAGCCTCGACCGCGCCGACGGGGTCGAGGGCGGCACGCCCGCCCCGCGGCGCGGCGACGGGAGGGCTCCGCAGTGCGGTCACGAGCGTGCGGATCGAACCCGAGGGGGTGGATGCCGCGGCGCACCACACGGCGCGGCTGTTCGGCTCGGGGCCGGAAGAACGGGTGCATCACGCGCTGTCCCGGGTGCAGGCCATGCTCGGGCATCAGGGAGTGCTGATCCCCGAGATCGGGGGCGGCCGCTGGCTTGCGGAGCGGCAGCAGCTCGTGCCCTGGGGCGATGCGCGGGTGTCGTCGGATGCCGCGGCGCGGCCCTGGCCGGGGAGCGTGCCGGGGCCGCTGCCGGCGAGCGTGTTCCCGCGAGCGCTGAGCGTCGCCGTGCTCGACGGCGAGGGCGACATGGTCGCCGTGGATGCCCGGGGTGAGGTGACCGCCGAGCCGGTGTGGCTCGTGACACCGGGCGCCTCCGGACCGGGGCAGCGTCGTGGCATCCGGCAATGGGCGGGGCCGTGGCCCGTGATCGAGCGCGGGTGGGATCCCGAGCGGGCGCGATGGGCTCATCGATTCCAGATCGTCGACCACATGCAGGGGGCGTGGCTGCTCGTGTGCGAGGCAGGGGTCTGGCAGGCGGAGGGGGTGTACGACTGA
- a CDS encoding HNH endonuclease yields the protein MRTLVLNAGYEPLAVVSFKRALVLVMNEKATVIERIDESPVWGIRGHVDRPAVIVLTRYVRVPGARRVPVTRRGVLRRDGNRCAYCGKGATTIDHVLPRSRGGADSWENLVAACLRCNNVKGDRTPQEMNWELRWTPQPPRGTQWTVRGTERSDPAWEPYLSLAA from the coding sequence ATGCGCACCCTGGTACTGAATGCCGGATACGAACCCCTGGCCGTCGTGTCGTTCAAGCGGGCCCTCGTGCTCGTCATGAACGAGAAGGCGACCGTCATCGAGCGGATCGACGAGAGCCCGGTCTGGGGTATCCGCGGTCACGTCGACCGACCCGCCGTGATCGTGCTCACCCGCTATGTGCGGGTTCCCGGGGCGCGGCGCGTGCCGGTGACCCGCCGCGGCGTGCTCCGTCGCGACGGGAACCGCTGCGCGTACTGCGGAAAGGGGGCGACCACGATCGATCACGTGCTGCCGCGCTCGCGCGGGGGAGCGGACTCGTGGGAGAACCTGGTCGCGGCGTGCCTGCGCTGCAACAACGTGAAGGGCGACCGCACGCCGCAGGAGATGAACTGGGAGCTGCGGTGGACGCCGCAGCCGCCGCGCGGCACGCAGTGGACCGTGCGCGGCACGGAGCGCTCCGACCCCGCGTGGGAGCCCTACCTCTCGCTCGCCGCCTGA
- a CDS encoding peptidoglycan DD-metalloendopeptidase family protein codes for MAETFDPSQGTPESEPTKTALRSRARRLVTPRPVASAPARQTRAERRAAGKPHPMRSFFTVAAVAGLVATVAVPAAVTAAGTVPAEAAVTTMQQVAAENAQSLVVASEATPAALARGSYSATTPEEIQAKKDEEAAKAAAAARLAAAAASATASASSGSTSGSTYSGSLAETIAPAGSVVRPLPYFDHFGEPYAGHKGTDYMVARGTPIYAIADGVVVASDEDGPGWGVYVKIAHNVGGQSVTSLYAHMLYGSRRVAVGDTVRAGQIIGQVSDTGRAFGTHLHLEIYVNGSWIYAEDWLAANVR; via the coding sequence TTGGCTGAAACGTTCGACCCGTCGCAAGGGACACCCGAGTCCGAGCCGACGAAGACCGCTCTGCGGAGCCGTGCACGACGTCTCGTGACGCCCCGCCCCGTGGCATCCGCCCCTGCCCGCCAGACGCGCGCCGAGCGCCGCGCCGCCGGCAAGCCCCACCCGATGCGCAGCTTCTTCACCGTCGCCGCCGTCGCGGGTCTCGTGGCCACGGTCGCCGTGCCCGCCGCCGTAACCGCTGCGGGCACCGTGCCGGCCGAGGCGGCTGTGACGACGATGCAGCAGGTCGCCGCCGAGAACGCCCAGTCGCTGGTCGTCGCCTCCGAGGCGACCCCCGCGGCCCTCGCGCGCGGCTCGTACTCGGCCACGACCCCCGAAGAGATCCAGGCGAAGAAGGACGAGGAGGCGGCCAAGGCTGCCGCAGCCGCCCGCCTCGCCGCGGCCGCCGCCAGCGCGACCGCCAGCGCGAGCTCGGGGTCCACTTCGGGATCGACGTACTCGGGATCGCTCGCCGAGACGATCGCCCCTGCGGGATCCGTCGTGCGCCCCCTGCCGTACTTCGACCACTTCGGTGAGCCGTACGCGGGCCACAAGGGAACCGACTACATGGTCGCCCGCGGCACCCCCATCTACGCGATCGCCGACGGTGTCGTCGTCGCCTCCGACGAGGACGGCCCCGGCTGGGGCGTGTACGTCAAGATCGCCCACAACGTCGGCGGTCAGAGCGTCACCTCGCTCTACGCCCACATGCTCTACGGATCGCGTCGCGTCGCGGTCGGCGACACCGTTCGCGCCGGTCAGATCATCGGACAGGTGAGCGACACGGGCCGCGCATTCGGCACGCATCTGCACCTCGAGATCTACGTCAACGGTTCGTGGATCTACGCGGAGGACTGGCTCGCCGCCAACGTCCGCTGA
- a CDS encoding metal-dependent transcriptional regulator: MTDLIDTTEMYLRTILELEEEGIVPLRARISERLGHSGPTVSQTVGRMERDGLVVVTDDRSLALTESGRQKAVDVMRKHRLAERLLSDVIGLDWAYVHDEACRWEHVMSELVERRLIELLGHPTESPYGNPIPGLDQLGDAPAHTFDDGVVGLVRQLNETGGPLSGTVRRLAEPVQVDPELLTQLRDAGVVPGAAGDFRFNEGYVLVQMEGFDEGLELPVEVASHIFLVDAAPRS, from the coding sequence ATGACCGATCTGATCGACACCACTGAGATGTACCTGCGCACCATCCTCGAGCTCGAGGAAGAGGGAATCGTGCCCCTGCGCGCGCGCATCTCCGAACGGCTCGGGCACTCCGGGCCCACGGTCTCGCAGACGGTCGGTCGCATGGAGCGCGACGGCCTCGTGGTCGTCACCGACGACCGGTCGCTGGCGCTGACCGAATCCGGCAGGCAGAAGGCCGTCGACGTGATGCGCAAGCATCGGCTCGCCGAGCGTCTGCTGAGCGATGTCATCGGCCTCGACTGGGCGTACGTGCACGATGAGGCGTGCCGCTGGGAGCACGTCATGAGCGAGCTCGTCGAGCGTCGCCTGATCGAGCTGCTGGGGCATCCGACCGAGTCGCCGTACGGCAACCCGATTCCGGGTCTCGACCAGCTCGGCGACGCACCGGCCCACACCTTCGATGACGGCGTGGTCGGACTCGTCCGCCAGCTGAACGAGACCGGCGGACCCCTCAGTGGCACCGTACGGCGCCTGGCTGAGCCCGTCCAGGTCGACCCCGAGCTGCTGACCCAGCTGCGCGACGCGGGTGTCGTGCCCGGCGCGGCCGGCGACTTCCGTTTCAACGAGGGCTACGTCCTCGTGCAGATGGAGGGCTTCGACGAAGGGCTCGAGCTGCCCGTGGAGGTCGCGTCGCACATCTTCCTGGTCGACGCCGCACCGCGATCCTGA
- the serC gene encoding phosphoserine transaminase has protein sequence MSHVTLPREILPTDGRFGCGPSKVRPEQLAALAGPGSVLMGTSHRQSPIKNLVGQVRMGLSDLLRLPDGYEIIVGNGGASAFWDAAAFGLIERRAQNLVFGEFGGKFAAAAAAPWLEAPDVRKVAPGTSTVAEVVAGVDVYAWPHNETSTGVAAAVTRVHGDEGALTVIDATSAAGGINLRISEADVYYFSPQKNLGSDGGLWFAAVSPAAIERIERIAASDRYIPEFLSLKNALDNSRLNQTLNTPAVATLFLLDKQLEWINGNGGLGWASARTAESSSVLYDWAASASYATPFVAEAADRSPVVVTIDFDDTVDAAAVAASLRANDIVDTEPYRKLGRNQLRIATFVSIDPEDVRQLVKCIEYTVEHQQG, from the coding sequence ATGTCCCACGTGACCCTGCCTCGCGAGATTCTTCCCACCGACGGCCGCTTCGGCTGCGGACCTTCGAAGGTGCGCCCCGAACAGCTGGCCGCCCTTGCCGGTCCCGGCTCGGTGCTCATGGGAACGTCGCACCGTCAGTCGCCGATCAAGAACCTCGTCGGCCAGGTCCGGATGGGCCTCAGCGACCTGCTCCGCCTGCCCGACGGCTACGAGATCATCGTCGGCAACGGCGGCGCGTCGGCGTTCTGGGACGCCGCAGCCTTCGGTCTGATCGAGCGTCGCGCCCAGAACCTCGTGTTCGGCGAGTTCGGCGGCAAGTTCGCCGCGGCCGCCGCCGCCCCGTGGCTCGAAGCGCCCGACGTGCGCAAGGTCGCCCCCGGTACGAGCACGGTCGCGGAGGTCGTCGCCGGTGTCGACGTGTACGCCTGGCCGCACAACGAGACCTCGACCGGTGTCGCCGCCGCGGTGACGCGCGTGCACGGCGACGAGGGCGCGCTGACCGTCATCGATGCGACGAGCGCCGCGGGCGGCATCAACCTGCGTATCTCCGAGGCGGACGTCTACTACTTCTCGCCGCAGAAGAACCTCGGCTCCGACGGCGGCCTGTGGTTCGCCGCGGTCTCGCCCGCCGCGATCGAGCGCATCGAGCGCATCGCCGCGTCGGACCGCTACATCCCCGAGTTCCTCAGCCTGAAGAACGCGCTCGACAACTCGCGCCTCAACCAGACGCTGAACACGCCCGCCGTCGCGACGCTGTTTCTGCTCGACAAGCAGCTCGAGTGGATCAACGGCAACGGCGGACTCGGATGGGCCTCCGCGCGCACCGCCGAGTCCTCGTCCGTGCTGTACGACTGGGCGGCCTCCGCGTCGTACGCGACGCCGTTCGTGGCCGAGGCGGCCGACCGCTCCCCCGTGGTCGTCACGATCGACTTCGACGACACGGTGGATGCCGCCGCCGTCGCCGCGAGCCTGCGCGCCAACGACATCGTCGACACCGAGCCGTACCGCAAGCTCGGCCGCAACCAGCTGCGCATCGCGACGTTCGTCTCGATCGACCCCGAGGACGTCCGTCAGCTCGTCAAGTGCATCGAGTACACGGTCGAGCACCAGCAGGGCTGA
- a CDS encoding DUF3027 domain-containing protein, whose protein sequence is MTSMPDADARLLEAHDLALAALHEITPPATVGDAAGYTVEDGGVVSLRFATTMEGYPGWFWTVSLAVVEDSEPTVLEAELLPGEGALLAPEWVPWAVRLAEYQAAQAALAADERDAEASDDDLDDEDAADDALDLDDLDAADFDEDGSTILHAGDVDGVDIDVLDEDGDDDEDFESDEDDDIDEDLESDEDLESDEDDLESDAADEDDDLESDDE, encoded by the coding sequence ATGACCTCGATGCCTGACGCCGACGCGCGTCTGCTCGAGGCCCACGATCTGGCCCTCGCGGCGCTGCACGAGATCACGCCGCCGGCGACGGTGGGTGACGCGGCTGGATACACCGTCGAGGACGGCGGTGTCGTCTCGTTGCGATTCGCGACGACCATGGAGGGCTATCCGGGCTGGTTCTGGACGGTGAGCCTCGCCGTTGTCGAAGATTCCGAGCCGACCGTTCTCGAAGCCGAGCTGCTGCCGGGCGAGGGCGCTCTGCTCGCTCCCGAGTGGGTGCCCTGGGCCGTGCGGCTCGCCGAGTACCAGGCGGCGCAGGCCGCCCTCGCCGCCGACGAGCGCGATGCCGAGGCATCCGACGACGACCTCGACGATGAGGATGCCGCGGACGACGCGCTCGATCTCGACGACCTCGACGCCGCCGACTTCGACGAGGACGGATCGACGATCCTGCATGCGGGTGACGTCGACGGTGTGGACATCGACGTCCTCGACGAAGACGGGGACGACGACGAAGATTTCGAATCCGATGAGGACGACGACATCGACGAGGACCTCGAGTCCGACGAGGACCTCGAGTCTGACGAGGACGACCTCGAATCGGATGCCGCGGACGAGGACGACGACCTCGAGTCCGACGACGAGTGA
- a CDS encoding cold-shock protein encodes MPTGKVRFYDDEKGFGFITTDDGQDVFLHATALPAGTVVKTGTRLEFGVADGKRGLQALAVRVLDAPVSLAKRNRPKPDDMAIIVEDVVKLLDKVGGDLRRGHYPSGAQGTKVAAILRKVADDLDA; translated from the coding sequence ATGCCCACCGGCAAGGTCAGGTTCTACGACGACGAGAAGGGTTTCGGCTTCATCACCACCGATGACGGCCAGGACGTCTTCCTGCACGCCACCGCCCTTCCGGCGGGGACGGTCGTGAAGACCGGCACGCGCCTGGAATTCGGTGTCGCCGACGGCAAGCGCGGGCTGCAGGCCCTCGCGGTGCGCGTGCTGGACGCTCCCGTCAGTCTCGCCAAGCGCAACCGCCCGAAGCCCGACGACATGGCGATCATCGTCGAAGACGTCGTGAAGCTGCTCGACAAGGTGGGCGGCGACCTGCGTCGCGGGCACTACCCGAGCGGCGCACAGGGCACGAAGGTCGCGGCGATCCTGCGCAAGGTGGCCGATGACCTCGATGCCTGA
- a CDS encoding multidrug ABC transporter ATPase: protein MSPSTPRTPARSEDLPVRRIDRILAFMSLGLLILSVACFAAIMIGSAAGMKHDDFGAGVWPVVGTIVYIAPIVAFLLLVTVLVMTFVRKARAGRSR from the coding sequence ATGTCGCCCTCCACGCCCCGCACCCCGGCTCGCTCCGAGGACCTTCCGGTCCGGCGGATCGACCGCATCCTCGCGTTCATGTCGCTGGGTCTGCTGATCCTGTCGGTCGCCTGCTTCGCGGCCATCATGATCGGCTCGGCGGCCGGCATGAAGCACGACGACTTCGGCGCCGGCGTGTGGCCGGTCGTGGGCACGATCGTCTACATCGCCCCGATCGTCGCTTTCCTGCTGCTCGTGACGGTGCTCGTCATGACCTTCGTCCGAAAGGCGCGGGCCGGCAGAAGCCGCTGA
- a CDS encoding helicase-associated domain-containing protein, translating to MATSDARTLAHQLAGSDDVALATLLAARHVSPAVRWDDAFDAAEELLDAASLARALVDLTRVEVDALAAAITTGAAPAGDVRDALVSRGLLSQDGTVWEATARAFHDAVPVPVTNATEAVLDTASDAAPDDAAEAEHAFTASASLADLLQAALTAPLGRIGAGTLGAIDRRRLVEAGSVTDAAAADELVAIAERTGLISVEDRAWLVTAHGIDWLNSSTPERWVTVARRLVEALPPALRTPGGGWTPPADWPGAHPFDPAWPARAAAEAVLWRRWALIDDAGRAPSWTRPAESGDDIDLDALARHLPPEVDKVFLQNDLTAIAPGSLAPHLDMRLRAMARRESRAQASTYRFTAESLADALTAGETAASLRQFLDELSLTGVPQPLAYEIERSAARHGALRIGPDGTGRTRITSDDAALLRTIAVDQALRPLGLVPEDDHLITRSGADTTFWMVADARYPAVAVDESGERRTLDRHRLAGDRPAPLPPVEVYAELISRLRAAEDDDADAAWLGRELEQAVKSRATIVVTVSLPGGDERDFTIEATGLGGGRLRGRDRQVDVERTLPVASITRVTSS from the coding sequence GTGGCCACCTCCGACGCCCGCACCCTCGCGCATCAGCTCGCGGGGAGCGACGACGTGGCGTTGGCCACGTTGCTCGCGGCCCGGCACGTCTCGCCGGCGGTGCGCTGGGACGACGCCTTCGACGCCGCGGAAGAGCTGCTCGACGCGGCATCCCTCGCCCGTGCTCTCGTCGATCTGACGCGCGTCGAGGTCGATGCCCTCGCGGCCGCGATCACGACGGGGGCGGCACCCGCAGGGGATGTCCGCGACGCGCTCGTCTCGCGCGGTCTGCTGTCGCAGGACGGCACCGTCTGGGAGGCGACCGCGCGAGCCTTCCACGACGCCGTACCGGTCCCCGTGACGAACGCCACCGAGGCCGTGCTCGACACGGCGTCGGATGCCGCCCCCGACGATGCCGCCGAGGCGGAGCACGCGTTCACGGCATCCGCCTCTCTGGCCGACCTTCTGCAGGCCGCGCTCACCGCTCCCCTCGGCCGGATCGGTGCGGGCACGCTCGGCGCGATCGACCGACGACGTCTCGTCGAGGCCGGATCGGTGACGGATGCCGCCGCCGCCGACGAACTCGTCGCGATCGCCGAACGCACGGGGCTCATCTCCGTCGAAGACCGCGCGTGGCTCGTGACGGCGCACGGCATCGACTGGCTGAACTCCAGCACCCCGGAGCGCTGGGTGACGGTCGCCCGTCGGCTCGTCGAAGCCCTCCCGCCCGCGCTGCGCACCCCCGGAGGGGGATGGACGCCGCCCGCGGACTGGCCCGGCGCCCACCCATTCGATCCGGCCTGGCCCGCCCGTGCGGCCGCCGAGGCCGTCCTGTGGCGGCGCTGGGCGCTCATCGACGACGCGGGCCGGGCGCCCTCGTGGACCCGTCCGGCCGAATCGGGCGACGACATCGACCTCGACGCGCTGGCACGGCATCTGCCGCCCGAGGTCGACAAGGTCTTCCTGCAGAACGACCTCACGGCGATCGCCCCCGGGTCGCTCGCCCCGCACCTCGATATGCGGCTGCGCGCGATGGCGCGACGAGAATCGCGCGCCCAGGCATCCACCTACCGCTTCACCGCGGAGTCCCTCGCCGACGCCCTCACCGCCGGCGAGACCGCCGCCTCGCTGCGGCAGTTCCTCGACGAGCTCTCGCTGACCGGCGTTCCGCAGCCGCTCGCGTACGAGATCGAGCGTTCCGCGGCCCGCCACGGGGCGCTGAGGATCGGGCCCGACGGCACGGGTCGCACGCGGATCACCAGCGACGATGCCGCACTCCTGCGCACGATCGCCGTCGACCAGGCGCTGCGTCCGCTCGGCCTCGTGCCCGAGGACGACCACCTCATCACCCGCTCGGGCGCCGACACGACCTTCTGGATGGTCGCCGACGCGCGCTATCCGGCGGTCGCCGTCGACGAGAGCGGCGAGCGCCGCACCCTGGACCGCCACCGGCTCGCCGGTGACCGCCCCGCGCCGCTGCCGCCCGTCGAGGTGTACGCCGAGCTGATCTCACGGCTGCGCGCGGCGGAGGACGACGATGCCGACGCCGCGTGGCTGGGCCGCGAGCTGGAGCAGGCGGTGAAGTCCCGCGCCACGATCGTCGTGACCGTGAGCCTTCCCGGCGGCGACGAACGAGACTTCACGATCGAGGCGACCGGGCTCGGCGGCGGCCGTCTGCGCGGTCGCGACCGCCAGGTCGACGTCGAACGGACGCTCCCGGTCGCGAGCATCACCCGGGTGACCTCGAGCTGA
- a CDS encoding DNA repair helicase XPB, translating to MADGPLTGPLIVQSDRTVLLEVAHSDAESARHELAVFAELERAPEHIHTYRITRLGLWNARAAGHTADDMLATLDRWSRFPVPASVSIDIRETVNRYGRLVIERDEEGTLILRATDTAVLAEVAKNKRIQPLLTGHPAPGIFTVDAWARGHIKQELLKVGWPAEDHAGYTPGTPHDIELAEDGWTLRPYQRKAVDTFSEGGSGVVVLPCGAGKTLVGAAAMADTKTTTLILVTNTVSARQWRDELLKRTSLTPEEIGEYSGQAKEVKPVTIATYQILTAKRKGEYAHLALLDALDWGLVVYDEVHLLPAPVFKLTADLQARRRLGLTATLVREDGREGDVFSLIGPKRFDAPWKEIEAQGFISPAVCYEVRVDLPPDERMEYAASADDERYRLAATAHAKIDVVRNLVARHTGEQILVIGQYLDQIAVLSEALDAPQITGATPVDERAELFAAFREGRIPVLVVSKVANFSIDLPDASVAIQVSGSFGSRQEEAQRLGRLLRPKSNGHTASFYTLIARDTVDQDFAQNRQRFLAEQGYSYTILDADGIAA from the coding sequence ATGGCTGACGGTCCCCTCACCGGTCCCCTGATCGTGCAGAGCGATCGGACCGTACTGCTCGAAGTGGCGCATTCCGACGCCGAGAGCGCCCGGCACGAGCTCGCGGTCTTCGCCGAGCTGGAGCGCGCGCCCGAGCACATCCACACCTACCGCATCACACGTCTGGGCCTCTGGAACGCCCGCGCGGCGGGGCATACCGCCGACGACATGCTCGCGACGCTCGACCGCTGGTCGCGCTTTCCCGTTCCGGCATCCGTCTCGATCGACATCCGCGAGACGGTGAACCGCTACGGGCGGCTGGTCATCGAGCGCGACGAGGAGGGAACGCTGATCCTCCGCGCGACCGACACGGCCGTTCTCGCCGAGGTCGCCAAGAACAAGCGCATCCAGCCGCTGTTGACCGGGCATCCCGCCCCCGGAATCTTCACGGTGGATGCCTGGGCGCGCGGCCACATCAAGCAAGAGCTCCTCAAGGTCGGCTGGCCCGCCGAGGACCACGCCGGCTACACCCCCGGCACCCCGCACGACATCGAGCTCGCCGAGGACGGCTGGACCCTCCGGCCGTACCAGCGCAAGGCCGTCGACACGTTCAGCGAGGGCGGGTCCGGCGTCGTCGTGCTGCCCTGCGGCGCGGGGAAGACGCTCGTGGGCGCGGCCGCGATGGCCGACACCAAGACCACGACCCTGATCCTCGTGACCAACACCGTGAGCGCCCGGCAGTGGCGCGACGAGCTGCTCAAGCGCACATCGCTCACCCCCGAGGAGATCGGCGAGTACTCGGGGCAGGCGAAAGAGGTCAAGCCCGTCACGATCGCCACGTACCAGATCCTCACGGCGAAGCGGAAGGGCGAGTACGCGCACCTGGCACTGCTGGATGCCCTCGACTGGGGCCTCGTCGTGTACGACGAGGTGCACCTGCTGCCCGCTCCCGTCTTCAAGCTGACCGCGGACCTGCAGGCGCGGCGTCGACTGGGGCTCACCGCGACGCTCGTGCGCGAGGACGGGCGCGAGGGCGACGTCTTCAGCCTGATCGGGCCCAAGCGCTTCGACGCCCCCTGGAAGGAGATCGAGGCGCAGGGCTTCATCTCCCCCGCCGTCTGCTACGAGGTGCGCGTCGACCTGCCGCCGGACGAGCGGATGGAGTACGCCGCATCCGCCGACGACGAGCGCTACCGCCTCGCCGCGACGGCGCACGCGAAGATCGACGTCGTGCGGAATCTCGTCGCGCGGCACACGGGTGAGCAGATCCTCGTCATCGGGCAGTACCTCGACCAGATCGCGGTGCTCTCCGAGGCGCTCGATGCGCCCCAGATCACCGGCGCGACCCCCGTCGACGAGCGCGCGGAACTGTTCGCCGCGTTCCGCGAGGGGCGCATCCCCGTGCTGGTCGTCTCGAAGGTGGCGAACTTCTCGATCGACCTGCCGGATGCCTCGGTCGCCATTCAGGTGTCGGGATCGTTCGGGTCGCGCCAGGAAGAGGCGCAGCGGCTCGGACGTCTGCTGCGCCCGAAGTCGAACGGGCACACGGCGAGCTTCTACACCCTCATCGCCCGCGACACGGTGGATCAGGATTTCGCCCAGAACCGGCAGCGCTTCCTCGCCGAGCAGGGCTACAGCTACACGATCCTCGACGCCGACGGCATCGCGGCCTGA